gAAATCCCCAGCGTTTGGGTTAGTCAATTTTTGAATTTCTGCGTTGGCCAACATCTTGTGTGAATATGTGAAACAGCAGCATTGGGACAGTGTCTTTCAACTAGTTTCCGTGAGATGTGAAACAGCAGTAGCTCTGGGAAGACAACCATCACAAATTCAGCATAGGTTTAACGTTTCTTCACATTTTGTGTAGATAGTACTGCATTGCATAGAGAGCCACTGCCATGGAATAAAAATGATACTTAAGAATTACTAGAACAGAAAATAGTGCAACTCTTGTCAATAGTTTGATAATTCAGTCACATCACTCCTACATTTTCTTTTCTCATCCTTTTCTCTTTAGCTGTTGAAGAAAACAGGCAATGACCcaaatagctactccctccgttccgaattacttgtcttggatttatctagatacggatgtatctagactcattttagtgctagatacctccgtatctagacaaatctaagacaagtaattcggaacggagggagtagaagcctAAACTAGACGAGGGAATTTATGCAAAACTAGGATACCCCTTGAAAAGGAACGCCCCTCGCTGCTTTGCTTTCACCAACACGGCACAGCGTGTATCAGGGCAAGGCTCATTACTGTACAGGGTACAATCTGGAACAAGTAAAAATGCAAACGCACGGTAGCCCTTTCGAAAAATGTATTCACGACCAATTGGGGAAAACAAAACACGGAATGCCTCCGGCCATCCAATATTTACAGTCACTTCGCTGTAGTCCCGAATCAAGTATCTGGTTGGTGGTGGTGTGGTTGATGGGAGGAAGGGCAGTAACCCCCGCTCGCATACCCTGCAGAACTGCAGAATCCGCTCCTTCCAAACACGCTTTCCCGAGCTTCAGCTGGAAGGGTAGGGAATGATCTCAAGGATGTACGGCAACTATTCCTGGCGCTCGGTCAGTATAACAGCCTGTAGGGATTCCTAGCAGCACCGGTGGGGATCCGAGGGAAAGAAGCTGAAGCCGTCTATCTGTCCCTTCTTCTTTCGGCGCATGCCACACATTAGCTTCGAGGCTCTTCCTTCATATGTGAGGTGTGTGCTGCGCTGTAAGATTGGACCTTCAGGATAGAAAAACAACGCCAATTGCTTAGTTGAGACATCGTTGTTACTTGTTACCACTTGAGTGCATACATATTTTTAGCACCAGAGCACAAGGAAAAGTGTTGTGCATATGGCGAACCTCGACAACGATTGCTAGGCCGTGTGTTCTTACCATTCTGTCAACTTGAAGAAGTGAATTAAGCTTGTCTTCATGTGCTAATTCTTGCAGAGGAGGCATCTGACCCATGATGCCAGGCGTCTCGCTCATTCTGCAACAACAATACGGAATAAATGTTAAACAGAGGAATAAGCATAAGCTAGTTACTCGGCATTGGCACATTAACAATGATTTATGAGTTAATATGTAAATTTTGTAAACTACCATGTTTGAAATGATTACATCCTGCTCTAGAACATTATACGAGATCATTAGATTAGGAAAAGGTAGATCTCAGGACAGCAACTGATTTGTTTAATAAACTTAAAGACTCCAATGGCCACCACTACTTATTTCACGATGCCACAGCAGGTCCTTTGGCCACTCAGTGAGTGATATGATACATTCATATTTATAGAAGAACGAAATGACATTGAACATGTTGAAGTGAAGCAGATGATATTTAGTGATATTTGTCCTTACCTAAGAATATGTTGCAAACGATACTGGTGAAAGGCCAATGAGCAATATATGGAAAATGGCACATATTACAGAGCTTTACCTGCTTAAAATTGTTTTGATGTTGCTATTTGTCCGAAGAAAGAGATCCATGTTCTCCCCCGTCTGCAAATAAATCAGAACTTCAGGCATGAAATAAGTAACATAATGTGCCCCCGTCACGCTCATTGTGTTCTTTTAAGTTGTGAAGGCTGGCAATGAGAGCGACAAGTTCCAACATACAATAAATGTTAGCCCGTATTAGTACTTAGTGGCAGATGACATTTTCCACATTCTCTCCTCTATTATTGATGTTTTTGATGTGGTACACCCATCCCAACCTTTGAAGGCACAACCACAGCCCCATCATATTTCTTCACTGAACACAAAAGTTATCTAAGAAAAAGGAAACTCAACATTGACAGTGCACCCAAAACAAAGGGCACTTCTGTAGCATATGTTGATGATGCATGCAATTTAAATATGTTATGCGGCACCAATCAGGTATACATATTGTGCTACTGCCAAATATGCTTATATAAATATTGTGATTCAGTTTTTCTGAAGATCCTAAGAGTAGTGCACTAACTACTATACCAGCAATATGACCATGTCCATTTTTTGGTGAAAGAACTAGTTGTGAAAACAAATAGCCATGAGAATTTCACAGTGTAAGATGTAAAACCAATAGGCGGGCACCATGTGCTCCCTGACTGATACTTGGGGTACTATAAAATGAAGTTTAAGAGCATGAAATGGGAGGTATAAAACATACCTTGAATGTTTCAATATTTGCAGCAATCTGGTTAAGCAATTGATTGTTTTCCTCCAGGAGCTGCTGGGTTGCACTGTCCACAACAGGAGCTGCTTCAGAACGGAACAGAATGAGACTCTTTAGAAGAAATCAGGATAACAACTGAGATTGATGGTGAATTTCTATGTTACTATTATATAACTGCTTTACAATGAATATAAATGAGTTCCCTCAGATGAAAAAGGATCATAATAGTTAAACACAACAAATTAAAGGAGAAGACATTTTATTAGATATCTCCAAAGGGCTGTACTGAATCACAATCAAGTAAAAACACAATAACAAAAAATAATATAGAAAATAGTCTAATTTACATATCTCCAAGTGGTGTAAATTGTTAGATTGCTTTTTATCATAGTGTTTGTTTGTCCATCCATGGCAGTGGTATGGAGGACATGTGGCATTCACATCACCATGAACCATTTGAGAAACCACCTAAAGTGAAAAGTGGCCTATTTCAATAGTTTTAGAGTTCAAGGTTGCAAATTAAACTTTTGGCTAAGTTTAGAGTTGAGAAGTAGACTTTTGTTGAGAATGTAAGCAGGTGTGTGCAACGTGGTGAAATCTTTGCCTCCTACAAGGATAATAAGTATTCCATCCCTATAATTTAACACAACTACATGAGCATGACAAACCTTCAGGACATCTCTCATAGAAAAAAGGGATCCATACtcccatgttaaaaatgtttggCTCAAAAATATTGCTACTGGCTTGTCTTCTGTGCTGCTTTTTTTTCAGTTCTATATTGGGATCTAGGAAATGCAGTCTAAATATAGAGACGCACCAAGTGAAGGCATCGCAAGGTTGCTTCCAGATGATGTTTGTACTAAGTACTAACTACAAAGTCAACAAGCATAACATCAAGAAATGAAGCAAATAAAGTGTGTTTCGAATTTTAGGAGATCATCAATTTCCAATCAGATCATAACAAGAGTATCTGAAGAGAATGATGAACAATTCACAAAAAATGTTGTAACTCCACAAAATTGATGTTTGAACCATGTAGCCCAGGAAAATTTCAGAGATACAGTGAGGCTAGCTGGTTTGTCACAGTTGACACCATTCAAAATCTAATGATATTGCTATTTAACAATTCTGGACCACTGATTCAAACCTTAAATAATCAGACAAAGTTAGGATGGTACTGAGAAATACCAAACAATAGCAATAGAACAGATAGAAGTTAGAGATATGAGCTAACCTTCCTTGGGAACTTGACACTGCTGGTTTGGATTTTCCATCGATATTGAGAAAGGGGTTAAGTTGTTGGTAGGCGCCATGTGAAAATTAGACATCGGGGCAGATGCAAACATTTTGTCCTGCATTGGCTGTCAAAAGACCTTATCAGAAAGTACATGATTGGCACTAGGAAAAGCAATAAGAGAACACCACAAGACAAAAGCTGTACCAACCAGGAGAGATAGTGATGTAAATGATTGAGAACCATAAATAGAAAAGTACCTTCATATCTCTCATCTTTTTCCCTGTAAAAAAACCTTCTGGTTTCTTCCTTCTATCTTTACCCTGTAATAACAAACGCATGTCATCAGAACATACTGGTTTGTGTGCATGTGCTGTTATACTGATATACATCAGACAGAAACCACGGCATGCAGTTGAAAAGGAAGAGTCCAAAATGCCAAGCATCACGATACTATATCTAGGGGAATCACAATGAACACTAGCTTCTCACAGAAAGAAGAGACGTGAATTTTTGTCCAGAACAAGCCATTATTACTTCATTACGCCCTTAActggctgtgtgcatcctatggacccAGAGGCCGAGGGAGGGGCTCTTCCACTATATAAAATACACCCCTATAAACTTCATCCAGGTGTTGGTAACTCACCATCTATTAGAACATCTAAAAGTAACATATCCTTCAAGTTACCTATTCGCAGGAGATGTATTTACAGGTACAGAATATCAAGACACTGGCTTGGGTAAGGATTCATAAAAACACCTACGAAAAAGGCTTAAACTCCTCTCTGGAAGGCAAAAAGAATAGTAGAGCTAGAGGTTAGCAGGTTTGTCCAATTTTAGTACACGTCTAAATAGATTATTAAGAAAATCAAGATTGACGTTCTCACACTAAGTACAGAACAAGACCAGTAAGAACACACATTAATACAAGAACAGAACATGTACGGAGAAGAGATACTTAGACATTTGTAAGAAACTTACTGCAGCCCACCAGCATCGCAATGCAACATCCCTGATGGTTCTGTTGGGCAGCATAGCCGCTATCTTGATGTACCTCATGATATTAGGTTCACGAGCATATCTGCAATTGCCAGTGAAGAAAGAATTAGAACCTCAAAGGAAATGAATTGTTTCTTAGAAGCAATTCTCAAGCCAGATGGTGACGTTtgacatggttctctttctttctaGGATTCCTTTGACACAAATTCATCAGCTAGAATTTGATGAGCTCATCGGCACAATCATAGAGCACTCAAGTGCGGCTGTTAATGCTTATGGCCGAAAGAAACCAAGTGCAGTTCCACAGTAGGCCAAATAACGACGAAAGCGACCCTATAGCAGATGCGCTCGGTAGTGCTGCTAGAAACTGAAAAGGTAAAAAGGTTCACTTGCACAAATCCTGCTTTAGACTTCCTGACTGATGCTCCATTAACTTAAGCACACCACATGGGGTGGAAAAGAAGCTTGCCGCATGACCAAATTGGCAAACTCCATCAGCGAAAAGCTATACGGCAGTACCGGCAACAGGAATTCAGCAAGAGGAGGGGCGGCGAATCTACCTGGTGAGCCCTTCGTTGAGTATATTCAGCTCGCGGTCACTCCACTCAGAAGGCGAGccggtgacgaacttgtacttggaCGCGGTGGTGCCGCCGGCGCCACGGGACGCGCCCCCCGGCGAGCTCCTTGACTGGACAACCACCGGCACGTTGCCGAACACACCgccgttgttgttgctgttgctgctgctgtggtTGTTTGGAGAAGAGTGGTACAGGCCTGCGGTGCTGCTCGGCCCGCCGCTCATGCTCACGAGCCCCATCCCGGCGCCACCCATGGTGACGTCGCTGCTGGACGACTGGAAGGAGAACATGTTgttgttgtggtggtggtggtgatggtggttgtAGACCGAGGCGGCGGCCGTGATCCCCTGGTGGAACCCCATGCTGGAGTCAGCGGCCATGGCGCCGGGGGGAGCCAGCTGGAACCCCCGATCTAGGCGCCCACGGACGCGCCGCGAATCCTCCTGCCGCCCAATTCGGACCGACCTGCACGAAATTGAGCTGGAAGAGATCAGTCGCCACTAATTCAACGGAACAAGCAATCCGGTCAGAGATTTCGCTCCTCCCCGGAAGAGAAATCGAGGCGCGCGGCACCAGAGCTTGGCTCGCATTCCCGGCCCCCGAGGAGGTGATAGGATCTCCAGCGGAGGCCGAGGAAGCCCACGGAGGCGCCGGCCAGCCGCGAGAGCgaggcccccacccccaccccactaGCGAGGCACGACCCGGCCAGCCCAACCACccgcacaacaacaacaacaagagcaaccgaccaaccaaccaaccaaccagcAACAAACCACGCCGAAATCGGCCCGAACCCCACGGCCAACAGATTCAATCAACGGAACCCGGCGAGTCACCTGCCTCCGGCGGCCGTTGTCCACGGCGCGGCGGCGGGCCACGGCCCCCCGATGCAATGGCGCGAGGCCCTCCGCAAACCCGCACCGCCGCGCGGCCCGGCGCAACGACCCCCGCGAATCCCGCCGCGGCCGCCCCCGCCCCCAAATCCGCGCCGCAGCAGCCCAATTCGAACCCCCCCAACTCCGCCCTCACCAACCCGCGGGCCGCGACGACCGATCCCGAACCTCGCGCCGCCGCCGATCGGACCGGATCACCCCTGCGAAATCCCTCTGGGTTTGGGTTCGATCCAGGAGGGCAGGCGAATCCCGTGGTGCTCTGCTGGTTTttctcctcctcccgcagccgcCCTGGGTTCGTTCTTAAACAGAGTAGTCTATACCACCAGCGCTAGCCTATCACGCCCATGCCCCCGCGTGGTTCCGCCGGGCGCAATGACCCTCCTGCCCCCCGCCTCGTTCGGGGCCGCGCCACTCGGCTTGGCGGGCAAAGTGTCGCCCTACGAAACGCTTCCGGGGGCGCGATGCCGTCGGTCAAGCGGACGGCCGGGATGAGGTGGAGGATCGGATCGGGCGGTGGTGGTGGGATGGAACCGGGCTGGATGGGCCGCCTATCTCAGCGCGTGCGTGGGGAATCTCTTGCTGGGATCATCTTTCCTCGCGGAATCACCCACCAACGGCGGCACTGTACGCGGAGCACTGTTGGAGGTGATGTGTGTACGCGCTGGAGATATTCCGGTGAGAGTCGATTACAGGTGGGTCCGGGATGGGTTTTCTTCCTTTCCTTCTTTTTGCGGATGGGTTTTCTTTTATTCGGGGATGGGTTTTCTTTTATTCGGGGATGAGTTTTTTTCGATGCTTGCCCGGTTTTCGAAGGAAACAGTTTTTCTTAGGTAACAACTTTTGCCAATGAAAAAATATTTTCTTTTTGCATTCTGAAAGTGGGGAACTGAGTTGAAACGACAAAATGCTTCCGTCTTTTGAATGGGGTTTTTCGGCCCTAAAAGAAGGAAATGAACATGCACAAAAAGTTCTGGTCTTTAGAGTGGGTTTTTGGGCCCTAAAAGGATACAAACGATGATCTTCTCAAGAGGAAACAAATAGGCGATGGGAACGTGGACATGTTATGAGTTTGTGACAGCTGAAAGATTTGATCAATTTGGTTTCCTATCTTTTTTTCCATATGTGCCGTGGTTTATGTGATGTATGTGCTCCTATATAGAGAAAAACACTACGGTGGAGGAGGCTATTGTCATGGTAGCATTTACAACACCACCGAAGCAATTGACCTAACTTTTGTCCGGAATCTTTGCAACGCCAATTAAAGAAAGGAGAGGCACTATCTAGCCAATACACGCCTTAATTCTAGGAACAACGGCTTTTGTCAAGTGTTGGTATGTGGGCCATCGACATCTTTATAACTACAAAAAGCTCGTAGGCTAATGGAGTACAAAAACAGTAATTCAGGAGACACAAACAAGACGTATGAACCACATCGCAATTCTTTTCCGAGACTGGTTCATTGTGGCGTCGAGCAACTTGGTTCGAACATTATGAATTAGTACCATATATGAACGAGGCTGCATTAGGACAAAACATTTCATCTTTAGATTTTTTTTCGCGTTGTGAAAAGAGCGCAATTGATTATTTTTTTAGGATACAACAGGATATGAGTACATCAATACATGTTATGAGTTCATGGCAACAGAAAACTTTGGTTTGCTTTTTTCGCCGACGGATCATGGTTCGTGCGTTTTATGTGCTCCTAGATGGAAGAAAATGAAAAATGGCGGAGGTTATCATTGTCTTTTTTCTTGCGGGGGAGGTTATCATTGTCACGGACTCATGGGAGCGTTTGTAAAAGATGGGGCCAACCAGACCAACTTTTGTCCGGAATCTTTGCCACTCCAGTATTAAAAGTGGAAGCACTAGTCGATGTGCGCCTTAATTCTTGGAATAACGGTCTCGTAAAGCATCGATTGGTGGAGCAAAGTTATGTTTGTCTAAAAGTCATACTATAGGCTGATGAACATGCGTAGAAAATGATCCATAATAGAGAGAATCTCACACATGAACCGCAATTGTTTTTTTTTCAAGGAAAAAATGTACACTGGCCAACCCAATGTTAGTTTTTGGCAAGGTGTGCAAAAAACTTTTGCGTAGGCGCAAGGATAAATCAGCAACAAAATTCACTTATGACAGTCACTGGCAGAAGGGGGCCACGGAAATATCCGGCTCTATGACGGTGTCAACTGGCTAGGCAACACAGACCCGTGGTGGCCCGGGCAAGCGCACGTGCGATTCCCTAGCTTTCGGTGAAGCATCAGGCACCCAATGGAAAAACTCCACGTTTCGTCCGCTGGTTGGCTGGAAGAGGCGGTGCAAACAGTTGGGGACCTGGCCCATAGGAGCAAATGCTACACGGACACGTCAAATTCCACCACCGATCAGGTGCAATGTGACGGACTACTAA
The window above is part of the Triticum aestivum cultivar Chinese Spring chromosome 2A, IWGSC CS RefSeq v2.1, whole genome shotgun sequence genome. Proteins encoded here:
- the LOC123190996 gene encoding uncharacterized protein isoform X2; this encodes MRAKLWSVRIGRQEDSRRVRGRLDRGFQLAPPGAMAADSSMGFHQGITAAASVYNHHHHHHHNNNMFSFQSSSSDVTMGGAGMGLVSMSGGPSSTAGLYHSSPNNHSSSNSNNNGGVFGNVPVVVQSRSSPGGASRGAGGTTASKYKFVTGSPSEWSDRELNILNEGLTRYAREPNIMRYIKIAAMLPNRTIRDVALRCWWAAGKDRRKKPEGFFTGKKMRDMKPMQDKMFASAPMSNFHMAPTNNLTPFSISMENPNQQCQVPKEAPVVDSATQQLLEENNQLLNQIAANIETFKTGENMDLFLRTNSNIKTILSRMSETPGIMGQMPPLQELAHEDKLNSLLQVDRMVQSYSAAHTSHMKEEPRS
- the LOC123190996 gene encoding uncharacterized protein isoform X4 gives rise to the protein MRAKLWSVRIGRQEDSRRVRGRLDRGFQLAPPGAMAADSSMGFHQGITAAASVYNHHHHHHHNNNMFSFQSSSSDVTMGGAGMGLVSMSGGPSSTAGLYHSSPNNHSSSNSNNNGGVFGNVPVVVQSRSSPGGASRGAGGTTASKYKFVTGSPSEWSDRELNILNEGLTRYAREPNIMRYIKIAAMLPNRTIRDVALRCWWAAGKDRRKKPEGFFTGKKMRDMKDKMFASAPMSNFHMAPTNNLTPFSISMENPNQQCQVPKEAPVVDSATQQLLEENNQLLNQIAANIETFKTGENMDLFLRTNSNIKTILSRMSETPGIMGQMPPLQELAHEDKLNSLLQVDRMVQSYSAAHTSHMKEEPRS
- the LOC123190996 gene encoding uncharacterized protein isoform X5: MAADSSMGFHQGITAAASVYNHHHHHHHNNNMFSFQSSSSDVTMGGAGMGLVSMSGGPSSTAGLYHSSPNNHSSSNSNNNGGVFGNVPVVVQSRSSPGGASRGAGGTTASKYKFVTGSPSEWSDRELNILNEGLTRYAREPNIMRYIKIAAMLPNRTIRDVALRCWWAAGKDRRKKPEGFFTGKKMRDMKPMQDKMFASAPMSNFHMAPTNNLTPFSISMENPNQQCQVPKEAAPVVDSATQQLLEENNQLLNQIAANIETFKTGENMDLFLRTNSNIKTILSRMSETPGIMGQMPPLQELAHEDKLNSLLQVDRMVQSYSAAHTSHMKEEPRS
- the LOC123190996 gene encoding uncharacterized protein isoform X3 — protein: MRAKLWSVRIGRQEDSRRVRGRLDRGFQLAPPGAMAADSSMGFHQGITAAASVYNHHHHHHHNNNMFSFQSSSSDVTMGGAGMGLVSMSGGPSSTAGLYHSSPNNHSSSNSNNNGGVFGNVPVVVQSRSSPGGASRGAGGTTASKYKFVTGSPSEWSDRELNILNEGLTRYAREPNIMRYIKIAAMLPNRTIRDVALRCWWAAGKDRRKKPEGFFTGKKMRDMKDKMFASAPMSNFHMAPTNNLTPFSISMENPNQQCQVPKEAAPVVDSATQQLLEENNQLLNQIAANIETFKTGENMDLFLRTNSNIKTILSRMSETPGIMGQMPPLQELAHEDKLNSLLQVDRMVQSYSAAHTSHMKEEPRS
- the LOC123190996 gene encoding uncharacterized protein isoform X1; protein product: MRAKLWSVRIGRQEDSRRVRGRLDRGFQLAPPGAMAADSSMGFHQGITAAASVYNHHHHHHHNNNMFSFQSSSSDVTMGGAGMGLVSMSGGPSSTAGLYHSSPNNHSSSNSNNNGGVFGNVPVVVQSRSSPGGASRGAGGTTASKYKFVTGSPSEWSDRELNILNEGLTRYAREPNIMRYIKIAAMLPNRTIRDVALRCWWAAGKDRRKKPEGFFTGKKMRDMKPMQDKMFASAPMSNFHMAPTNNLTPFSISMENPNQQCQVPKEAAPVVDSATQQLLEENNQLLNQIAANIETFKTGENMDLFLRTNSNIKTILSRMSETPGIMGQMPPLQELAHEDKLNSLLQVDRMVQSYSAAHTSHMKEEPRS